The stretch of DNA CGCCCTGGAAACTCCCCCTGCAGTTCACAGGTCTCTTTGTGAAAGGCTTGCCGCCTGGAACAAGATCCCGTGTGTGAATTGGGTGAAGCCGGAAAACCTGCATCTCACCCTGATTTTTTTGGGCGACGTCGAAGCCGTCAGGATGGGCGTGGTGGATTTCACCCTGCATGAATGTCTCGAAGACCAGCATCCCTTCCTCATGCGGCTCAAGGGCTTGGAACTCTTTCCCGCTCACCAGCCGCGCCTGATTTTGGCAAGCCTGGAAAGCAGCACGGACGCCATCTTCAAGCTCAATAAAACTCTCTATTATCAGCTTAAAAAGCTCGCTCCCGAGATCGGAGACAAAGCCCTGAAACTGCACATCACCCTGGGGAGGATCAAAAGAAACCTGCCCTACCCGCTGGAAGATGAGATATTGCAAAGCGCTGTGGATAAAAATGATTATCCTTATGACACGATCAACTTGTATCGCAGCATCCTAAAACCGGACGCTCCGGTCTATCAAATCCTAAACCAATACAAACTAACATAAAGACGGAGGAAAAATGCTGGATAAAAATAAAGATGCAGCACTCAAAACCGCAATGTCCCAGCTCGAAAAGAGATTCGGCTTGGGCACCC from Candidatus Cloacimonadaceae bacterium encodes:
- the thpR gene encoding RNA 2',3'-cyclic phosphodiesterase, whose protein sequence is MKTRSFIALETPPAVHRSLCERLAAWNKIPCVNWVKPENLHLTLIFLGDVEAVRMGVVDFTLHECLEDQHPFLMRLKGLELFPAHQPRLILASLESSTDAIFKLNKTLYYQLKKLAPEIGDKALKLHITLGRIKRNLPYPLEDEILQSAVDKNDYPYDTINLYRSILKPDAPVYQILNQYKLT